The sequence GGCACGCTCACGCCGACTCAGTCGTTGGTGTCGTCGTTGCGGTATCCGCGCAGCAGGAACCAGGCCAGCAGGGCGGCTCCCACGAGGGAGACGATGAGCACGATACGAATCGTGTTGCCCGGCCCCTGCTCGTCGGACGCGGCGGCGAGCAGAGCAACGGTATGCGGCATGTCGGGCGTCTCCTCAGTTATCCACAGCCCCCCGCACACCGTAGCCCCAGCGCCTAGGCTGGGCGGCGTCAGGGGGCGAGCGACGTCTCGTACGAACACAGGGGGCCCATCCATGACCGACAGCAGCCACGAGAACCACGAGCGCGTGCCGAGCAGGCAGCGCAAGCGTTTCCCGGGGATCTCCTCCCGGGCCTACGAGCACCCCGCGGACCGCTCGGCCCTGGTCGCCCTGCGCAAGCTGAGCGGCTTCGACACCGTCTTCAAGGCGCTGAGCGGGCTGCTGCCGGAGCGCAGTCTGCGACTTCTCTTCCTGTCGGACTCCGTCCGGGTGAGCGACGCCCAGTTCTCGCATCTCAACGACATGCTGCGCGACGCCTGCTACATCCTGGACCTGGAGAAGGTCCCGCCGATGTACGTCAACCAGGACCCCCGGCCCAACGCCATGTGCATCGGACTCGACGAGCCGATCATCGTGGTGACCACCGGGCTGGTGGAACTGCTCGACGAGGAGGAGATGCGGGCGGTCGTCGGCCACGAGGTCGGGCACGCCCTCTCCGGCCACGCCGTGTACCGCACGATCCTGCTCTTCCTCACCAGCCTGGCGCTCAAGGTGGCGTGGATTCCGCTGGGCAACGTCGCGATCATGGCGATCGTGACGGCGCTGCGCGAGTGGTTCCGCAAGTCGGAGCTGTCGGCGGACCGGGCCGGGCTGCTGGTCGGGCAGGACTCGCAGGCGTCGATGCGCGGCCTGATGAAGATCGCCGGCGGCAACCACCTCCACGAGATGAACGTGGACGCCTTCCTCGCCCAGGCCGACGAGTACGAGAAGGCAGGCGACCTGCGTGACTCCGTCCTCAAGATCCTCAACGTGCTGCCGCGCTCGCACCCCTTCACCACGGTCCGCGCGGCGGAGCTGAAGAAGTGGTCCGAGACCCGCGACTACCAGCGGATCATGGACGGCCACTACCCGCGGCGCGACGAGGACAAGGACACCTCGGTGACGGACTCGTTCAAGGAGTCCGCCTCGCACTACGCCGATTCGGTGCGCAACAGCAAGGACCCGCTGATGAAGCTGGTCGGCGACATAGCCGGTGGCGCCGGGGACCTGGGCGGGAAGCTGCGGGACAAGTTCACCGGCGGGGGCGGTGGCGCCAAGGGCGGTGCTACGGGCGGCTCCGCGCCGTCGTCGGAGACGGAGGGCCCGGAGGATTCCCAGGGGCCCGGGACGGCAGGGAGCTGACCTCCAGCGTCCCGCAGAGCGCGGCCACGGGCCGGCCCGTGGCGTACGGGTCGGTGCCCGCCGGGCCCCGGGACGCCGCCCGCTCGCCCGCCAGCAGGGGGCGCAGCGCGGCCGCTGTGTCGGCGGGGCAGGACTGCGGTCCCGCCTGGAGGTAGCTGGTCAGCACCTCCAGGCGGTGCAGCCGCAGGTCCTCCCGGTCGAACCGGAAGCGCAGCTCCCGCCGCACGGTGAACAGCGAGGCGCCGCCCTCCTGCCGGGGCCCGGAGACGGCGGGGCGCAGCGCGTACGTGAAGGTGTGGTCGGAGACCACCTCCAGGGTGTCGGTCCCCGTCTGGGCGTAGCGCAGGGTGCCCCGGACCCTGACCTCGGGGTCCGGGGTGACCTTGGCCGGGTCGAAGCGTACGAGCCAGCCGGTCGCGGCGTGCTGCCCGTCGTCGTAGGGCTCGGAGACGCTGCGGTCGAACTGCTCCATCTGGTCGGGGTCGAGCAGTGCTTCCACCGGGCGCACCACGTTCCCGCTGAGCACGTCGGGGTCGAGCGAGGAGGCGACCAGGTAGTCCTTGGCGGTGGCCAGGGCGGCGGTGACCTGGTTCTCGGAGAAGTCAGCCGTGCCCCGGGCGGCCGGGGCGTTGATGCCGTCCTTGCCCTTCGGGTATTCGGCGGCGGCGCTGCTCGCGAAGAGGGCGGCCGGGGTGCCGGCGGGGACGGTGCCGCGGGGGGCGAGGGGGACGACGGTCATCCGCAGCGGTTCGGCCCGCCGGCCCGCCGGGCTCTCGTAGGGGTGGCGCAGGCCCATGAAGACGGCGGTGCCGAAGGCCATGGCGATCAGGATCATCAGGGCGAGCGCGAGCCGGGAGCCGTTGCGAAAGGACCGCCCGTGCAGGCTGCGGACGGCGCGGGCGTGCTCGCCCATGCGTTCCTGGGCGGAGAATTCCTGCAGCCGGGCGGCTCGCACGAAGGACTCGTCGAAGACGAGTGAGCCGTATTCGTCGTCCTGACCGCTCGCGCCGTTCTCCGCCGGGCCATCGGGTGGGTCTCCGCGGTGTGCCATGACTTCTCCCGACTCCGTGAGAAGTCCCCTCGTCGAGCGCGTGAGGGGTCATACCTTCAGGGTGGGTCGATCACGACGACCGTAAACGCGACGACGGCCGGCAACCACCGGAGAGTCTCGCCGGGTGCGCGGGGCTCAGGGGGTGCGCGGGACGGCGGAGACCATCGGGCGGGAGTGGCCGTTCGCGTCGGAGGGGGCGGAGGTGGCTCCCGGGGCGCTGTCCACGCCCGTGGTGGCGGGCGGCGGGGCGGGGTCCTGGCGGTCGCCGGAGGTGTTGCGGTAGACGGCGCTGAAGGC comes from Streptomyces sp. Mut1 and encodes:
- a CDS encoding M48 family metallopeptidase; this translates as MTDSSHENHERVPSRQRKRFPGISSRAYEHPADRSALVALRKLSGFDTVFKALSGLLPERSLRLLFLSDSVRVSDAQFSHLNDMLRDACYILDLEKVPPMYVNQDPRPNAMCIGLDEPIIVVTTGLVELLDEEEMRAVVGHEVGHALSGHAVYRTILLFLTSLALKVAWIPLGNVAIMAIVTALREWFRKSELSADRAGLLVGQDSQASMRGLMKIAGGNHLHEMNVDAFLAQADEYEKAGDLRDSVLKILNVLPRSHPFTTVRAAELKKWSETRDYQRIMDGHYPRRDEDKDTSVTDSFKESASHYADSVRNSKDPLMKLVGDIAGGAGDLGGKLRDKFTGGGGGAKGGATGGSAPSSETEGPEDSQGPGTAGS
- a CDS encoding SCO2583 family membrane protein, translated to MAHRGDPPDGPAENGASGQDDEYGSLVFDESFVRAARLQEFSAQERMGEHARAVRSLHGRSFRNGSRLALALMILIAMAFGTAVFMGLRHPYESPAGRRAEPLRMTVVPLAPRGTVPAGTPAALFASSAAAEYPKGKDGINAPAARGTADFSENQVTAALATAKDYLVASSLDPDVLSGNVVRPVEALLDPDQMEQFDRSVSEPYDDGQHAATGWLVRFDPAKVTPDPEVRVRGTLRYAQTGTDTLEVVSDHTFTYALRPAVSGPRQEGGASLFTVRRELRFRFDREDLRLHRLEVLTSYLQAGPQSCPADTAAALRPLLAGERAASRGPAGTDPYATGRPVAALCGTLEVSSLPSRAPGNPPGPPSPTTARSRP